gaacaaccagcaaggcaactATCAGCCTCAGtaaaaccctcctcctggtttctcCAACAAAGGGAACCAGTCTTCTCAACAACAAGCTAATCCTTCTACCTCTACTTCTCAGGAAAGCAACACGGATGTTCTACTGAAACAGATCTTGGAGTCTCATACCATAAGTGAGAAGCAGGTtggatatgagttgaagaaccttcactccaagattgatgaaagttacaatgagctcaacaacaagttcagggcTTTGGAAaaccagtttgcttccatgaccactcaccagaatcgccagcaagggtctctacctggaaaatctgaacAAAAACCCAAGGAGTATTGCAATGTTGTCCTCTCTACCACTTCTTCAGGGATTGAATTGAGTAACCACAAGAAAGAGGTAGATGAAATTGAAAGATTGGTGTTTGGAACTGAGATTAAACAGGTTGAGCATCTGATTGTAGCAACAGCTGAAGCAAAGATTGTGGAGGAAGCTGACAAAATGGTTGAAGCAAAGATTTTGAAGGGAGATGAACCCATGGCTGAGAAACCAGTTGCGAAGAGAGCTAACCAGAAGCTGAAAGAGATCAAGCTGGAGGACACCACTGAGGTTGAGCAGTCACCCTATGACAAGCTCCCATTTCCACAAAGGGTCCTCACCAAAGCTCAGAAGAAGGTGATTTCCAAGTTCAGAAAAGACCTAAGTGATATTGGAATTAAACTTCCAGCGATTTCGGGCATGCGTGAGGCTCATATCCAAATGATGCTCATCAAGGACATTGTAGACCACCAAGCAGAAGTAGCAGAGCTTCTCAACATCTCAACTTTGAAACTTGATCCACCAGTCACACCAAAGTCTCTCCCTAAACTAGAATCCCAAGGGAAgttcaccttgtcttgctcccttgGTAAGCTCAcctttgatgatgctcttgttgattctggtgcaagtgtgaatgtgatctcaatggagatggtgaagagtcttGAGATTGAACACATGGAGCCAGATACTTCCTCTCTCACGTTTGggaattcttcttctactactcctattggtctcatcaaggacttccctttgaagattggaTCTTGCACCATCCCTATAGACCTCATTGTCTTGAAGATAGCAACTGAGAAGAGAGTTCCATTAATCCTGGGCACACCATTCCTTAATACTGTGGGTGCTTGCATCGATTTTtccaacaagaaggtcacactcctcAATGTCAACAAAGCTGTCTCTTACCCAATTCAGTCTCCACTGGATGTTGAGTATTGAGGAACCATCACTTGTGGAGACCCCTACATTGAGAAGGATCCTTCTTCTCCACTTTCCACTTGAGGTACTtctctactttcccttgtatataccatttcatttttgcatattagctttctcttttgggtatctctctctacttgacaacacagagactgtgtcatttaagtttggaggaggtaccaagtatttgatcatgtttgctttgatgatttttcaTTGAGTCTTGCATACATACCTTttagcataaaaaaaaaacaaatcatatagattgcatcacttgcatttttaggagagtctagagcatataggttgcattcacttgcattgggagcaatgatttaaaatgccttgtaaagaacactattTCACACTCGAGTAGCTATTGCATCTCTCAAAAAgccttgtatgtttcgagccttgaaaactcttcttgaatctCATTAGTTGTTGAAACTcaatctttgaagccaactacaaccttgtttgaactgaacgaacttaatgcttcttgcttatggtcccttgtgtactgagtcatggatatacacacttgagttgtcacatcctttacgccaatctttttgacaaactcgagtggtacaccattcccaaaacccttccctccttttgagcttttattatttgatgagtgaggcctttttcggaaagccttacatgtgcataatgtcgaaagtatcgggaacgacaatgcttgtacttcattcttgctagattaggcactctattgtctagatataggtgggggtgagtgttgtgactatgatttggaagcatgaaaagttcgaaggaaaagaatagactctttgtgtttaaacggataatcttattggaattaGTAGATAAGCgtctagctcgagtttatgaaaagtcttggcccccgaaaaaaaaaaagaatataaaagagaaaaaaaaaaaatataagaaaaaaaaaaaaaaaaaaaaaaaaagggctagcaaagttgtttagagctaagaattgttttgaagttgagaaaatcctttatagatttcaaagaaaaagggttttatgtgcaaagtgttcttgggatcttttggtgagagatgggagTTGAGTTTGACATTatgaagtgattgtgtaacttgtatgtttggaaaaatggtagaacaatggaaattgagcattgtatgcatgagttggtccctttcttagatatattatgtgcaatgtcaaggctacttgtcttgagagtaaaccacctttaAAGATCAtgtgttttgaacctcttgactcacttgaataaaagtttTCCctttactcaaccaaatgatttggaccaattgaccatttgcaagaattcacttgatgttttatgcttaatgaatgtgagagttggttgatttcaatgtgtggatgcttgatgatgagtataagggcaaaaagagttgagataggcctagagaagctagagtgttaTAAGAGAGTATGCTCATATTGGTTTAGATGTTGAAttgagtgctagttgtgtttcttttggctatgagctcccaccttcaaacctctctgcctatgagttctagaaagttcacttgtggacaagtaaaagaacaagtttgggggagttgatatcttgcatatttccattgtcttattcattcacccatgtgcattttgatcatatagattaggatttagccatgtttaggttacattttgcatatatgagtctttattaggtattagagtaccacatggagttcttggagacatttggatgcatttggagctcaaaagagatgatctaggtgatcattggacgagcagagcatggAGCGACATCACGGAGCGACgccatgaggtcgctccaaactacctctcagagcgacctcgCTGGAGCAACCccgagaagtcgctcgccatttcatcccggtggaagccgaaaactgacccagagcgacctatcagagcgaccactccaggtcgctctcgaagcccagagcgacttggccaaagtgacaccccgaggtcgctcacATTTCTATCGCGTGACGACAACACAATGgagccggagcgacctctcagagcgacccactgaggtcgctcccaaagcccagagcgacttgtcggagcgacgtgCTGAGGTCGCTCCtcgtctatttgtttggccgaattcatgttttctcaagggccttttggtcatttcattatgcacgtttttacttttcaaaacctatgttttaagtaccttttgtagccggcaggcagattatcttttatcttggAGAAAAACAACCAAAAACCTCTTGGAAAAGTTTATCTCTTTGATTCATTGGATCATATGTTATTCTGTTGAtctctaatctattatctgtatttttctacatgattaatctgaaatccagtatggatttaagaggaatcatgaagagtagtgagtaatccactcttgaattcatgggttagggagattaagggtgattaggctagatctaggatgttatagtgtagatccttcttattccttgctagtagagtattcataatgcatcttctgagttggcctctcaaaagttgatctttaggcatttcccacccacaaggtgtttgatgaaatgcctgagacaactctcctaagcttttaacatactttaccaaagacatttgttgttaaaggtgttaagatagccaatagacttgttagtaatgattgctttcatattattcaaccaaagacatttgatgtttgaaatatgttagtaaatgaacattcatctagacatggAGATTGTTTAAGATtatgtctaagcttaaggttgatagtttgagtgatcatttgccatccttagttcgaaacttgatcacccaaggtataatccctatgcccatgagttctcttttcccttagtcaagaaagtattgttttgtaattgctttctagtattagtagtagtttaaaacccatctaaatcattggttgcacttagattaagtgagtacttgcattctcggtgctttgatatccctcagaactggttcgacattcatttatactacaacatttgtcttacgagccttgaaaactcctaacatcatgtGTGAATGTAAAAGTAAAAACATGGCTAAAGAGGAAGGCAAATGGAGATTAAGGCCAATGAAAGGTTTCTCTTTCTCAAACATCAGTATTATATAAGCCTTTTTTTATAACCTTCGTCTCAGCCAGATTGTGGTTTCCTTTATTGCCGTGTTTTAAAAGTTGTCAGAAGTTGCACTAACCTGAAAGTAAATCATTGTTGAGGTGGAAAAACCCCCACATGAAATCTCTTGGTTCTAACAAGAACTGGCATGGTGGCCCACTTTGTCGTGCTGGTGGGGGTGATAGACTTCGTGGGAGCATCAGCAATGTATGTCGCTTCCATTATGCTTGTGCAGCTAGCTTTCATATTTTTGTCATATCAGTCTGTATCTAGATTAGTACCCACCCTACGCTGCGGATTTTGTTTTATgctgataatttattaaaacatttttagttTGGTATAATTGTTTTTGATGATAAAGTGTAAACTTAAGATGGAAATTGATTTCATAGATATATACAactgaattatcattgatcaagctaaaactcaatattgtctatgagtttataaattttctttgtttttatgttttttcaatGTGTTCTTTCACTTCTTCTCGTTTCGTTTGTCTCATTCCTCAATTCCAAACTATTTAGAATCATTAGGCTAAGGGTGTGAACAAAAGGTGTTTGAAATAGATGTATTAAATATTCTATAGTTGTATTAATAGATATTATCTATACGGACGTAATACAGCATTCTTTGataggtttatatatttttttttttgatcaaatgataggtttatattattattaagtaAAAGAAATAAGATAAAGGCTCGTCAGTTTTTTGGCatggtttttttctttctatcacgTTTTATTGCACTGTCACGTTTTATTTGTCACtgttttttttactatatattaaatagaaatAAGAGAGGAGCTCATCACATAGCCTTCTCATTTTATTCAACTATcactttttttattagttttgtttgATGATGATTATTTATTAAAGCATCATTCCCTGAATTTAGTcatgatttataaaaatataattattttcgaAGCTTTGCTTGTAACAACAGAACCTTTTCATGCCTCCTGCAGATTACTGCAACTTTGCTTTATTTGTACTAAGCTTGGAACATTATAGCAAGCATGTGTGCCCTACTTTTTCTGTATGTATTCACTCGAAAAGTTGTGTCCAGTCATGACAATACAATTTGTAATATGAGTTATAAGGTTACTGAGGATAGGAAAGTGACCAAAGAGGGGCTTATGTAAAGTTCTCTTGGTGTGCCTCATTGTGACCAAAATCACATTCTATACACAAGGGATTGGATTCCTGCAGCGAGCTTCAATCATATGTAGAAgctattcagctttgccttggcTTTTCTTGCCGTGAAAAGATGAGCCTTACGATGGAATAGAGTACCGCCTTAACGCAAGAAACCACAGAGTTCCAGCACGATGATGGCCAGTACCATGGATACAACAGCCTGAAAAATAGACTGATGAGATGCCTCGGGTAACGCCCCACCTGCAAGGCAATATTACAATGTCATAAGCCAAGCCTGTCCATATTTTGTGATCTAAAGTCTTAGATGAAATGATCTTGTAATCAAAATACTCACCGGAAAGAGGGAATCCAAAGCGTCCCAGGCTGCATGACGAACAGCCCTTGTCGGGTACATTGGACCTCCGGGAGAGGTGAAACTGTACAAACACGCCTTTCACTCTACAGTATACTCGATCCCGATCATCAATGATGAATGATGAAAGCAACTTCCAGCAATACACTTATATCCTAAAATCAAGATCAAGGGCCAAACTTTCTTAATCTATAAACGATGGGTACTTTAAAGAAATCTCCAAAATCAGAGCTTTCGACGGAGGAGGCCAAGCTTCGTTGAGAGCAAGGGGGTTTATGTTATCTTCGAGTCGGCGTATGATTTGGAGGCGGAGCTGTCGAAATTGGGAATCGAGAAAGTTGATAAACCATGCAAAGAAGCTGCACAGGGGCGGCTTATGATTTGGAGGCGGAGACTGTCAAAATCACCGACGTCCTTAAGATTCTCTATAAGCACAAGACCAAACAAATATGACGTggagaaacaaaatattttgattggCTTTTCAACCTTTTTTTTCAGTTAATGACATGTCAATCTCtaacatttaaaaatttgatGTGTCGTGCTCCTGAGAGAACCTTGTACTATTATTGGGTTGATTTTCCTAGTAATGATATAATcctacttttgtttttttttcttttttggttagGATACTGATGATTGTTAGGCTGATTTTTTTGGAGGAATATTTATATCGACGGTATTTTCTGAGGTTGAAGGTATTTTTAGTCTCCTTGATTAACCTCTTTGTGATCTATTGATTATAAGTTATGCTGTCGACATTGCTAATTAATCTATTGCTTTCTTAACAGGTCGTTGATAACAACCTGAACTCTGTGTTTGCTCGAGTCAGATCCATCACCAACCAATATAAAGGtacaatattttctttatatatttctcCAGAGCAGGTACCTACGAACTGATTTTGTTTTGCTGCACTTCAAGTTTTAGTATGTTTCTTCTCTTTATTGATTTAACCTTTAAAACCTTTTTCTTTTGATGATATTAAAAAAGCTTTGGTGGTCCACGTGAATTCGTTGGTGTGTTGCCTTGGTTTGATCCTCCAAGACATGATACAGTAATACAGTATCAGTATCAACATAAAGATGATCATCGGTTAATATATGTCTATTTTCTTCTATCATTGGCTTTAATCTTATGTAGTATTGGTTTTCTTATAGGAGACcaactttctttttttggggtcaaaataGGAGATCAACTTGCTATTGCCAAATAGACTCTGACATAGGCTTGATATGGGATCAAACACGTATCCATCAGCATCAGCTTCTCTACATGGTAATCACAAAGACGTAAGCCTGGCTGATGTTCCCGTTGAACAGTTGAGAAAGCTGATGCCTTTGCTGCTGTCTTCCCAGGTTGGTtaagaagagtttttttttgttcatgaaCATGCTCTCTTTCTACAGCGATCAGCCATAGCAGAAGTACGAGATTGTGAAAAAGTTGCAAGAATTGAAGCATATATATTGTAGGATGACTGGTTATGGATGCTCCTGGTTTGAAGAGAGCCAATATTGGTATCGATGTTGCTCCCACTACAGATGCTGCACGAGGCGCTTCTGATATTCATCTCACCAAGCCTTGACTCAGTGTTATCAGTAGGGCGTTTAAACAACTCGAGCTATTTTCCAAAGAATGATGAGCTATACAGCCAGTGTTCTCTTTTAAGCTTTAGTTGTTTCTCCATGTTGTTTTCTAACATATTTATGCAGTCTCAATCACCATTCATATAGTAGAAAGTAATCAACCTTGCATGTATTTTTGAACATCTCCAAATCTTCCTGGTTACGTTCTCTTTGTACCTTTTTTTATAGTTTGTGTTCATGCTCATTGCTTTAATATGGATAGTGAGTTTCTCTCTTTCTAAAACGTCCTCCAAGTGCTTTAAATGTCAACTGCTCGACATGAATAATCATGAATATCTCAAATGACAAAGTTGTGCCTTCTCCTACACTAGATAGCTGGAAATCAAATAAATCTTTCCATTTGAGAGGGGAATCAACTATAACAGTCCATGACATTGATAGATATCGCAATGTGATACACGATAGGTAAGAGCGGAAAATCAACAAATTCGACATGAAAAGAATAATACATGTGATTATTTGAGAAATCAGTAGAAATTAGGACCAAATAGAAACTAGGATAATGAAacaataaaaccaaaaatatagaaGACACCAAAGTGATGATATTCAACACATTATCCCCGGTGAAGACACATAGTCATTACTACTGAATGACTTGATGCAGAGGAACTTTAAAAGGTTGCGATCCTGTCAATCATATGTGAATgtgtttgatcggaaaacggtaataaagaagatgtgggtttaacaaagacgtcttatttatGGTCGGGCGAacgttcagtcggttacaagagAAACGGAGAGAATGCGATAGAAAGGAAGCCGGTGGCTCGACGAGCTACCGGAAAGGTACaactaacggcgagatgaagaaaggtgaaaaccctaatctagccgccaagtgttagttGCTGATTTCGGATCCTCCTCTCGTTGTTTCTCCTTTCCCTTATATAGATGTCCTGATGTTTCgtccttgacctaatttacgccaTCTCGGTGGGCCTCCTTtgctgggccgagaagcccgtAGACGCCCGAGCAGCCGCTGGGCCGGGCATACTTCAGTCGATGATGATCgactaaaagtactcaagagtcaagccgaAGGACCTGACTCTTAAGCCGACCGATTGAGCCGTCGCTCTTCCTAGTACGGGCCAGGCTTTTTTATTCTTCGGGCCTTGTGGGGTGGTCAAATCCATCCtatacagtaagtcccccccccccccccagtaCATTAGCGAGTGAAGTGCTTTCTGGCTCGTGATGGATTCTAAGGTTTGAAGGCTTGAGGGAATAGAGGGCCTGTCGGAAGGTTGGAGCGATTGGTCGATGAGTCGCACGGTGTCGTTCTCTCAGACGCGAGCAGGAGAAGCTTCATCGCTCCCTTTGGTCGTTGTGTCGCAGGGAAGGTTCTGGGATATTTCCGCTTGAGATCGATTAGTCGCGGATATTTGGGTCCCGACTGACGTGTCTAGATTAACCGTTGGTTTATTCTGATTTTAATATGACTGACATCTGATTTAGACGAGAAGCTGAAACgtcgcgagggtccgctggACATTTGGGAGAGTTTCGAGGCCCAAACGGGCCCGTTTGAATTTAATGACGCCTCGAGTTTCCCCCCCTTCTCTTCCTTCCATAATATGTCGGGAAGCGGAATCATCGTGAGGGTCCGCTGGGTTTTTAGGGTGGATTTCGAGGCCCGTTTAGGCCCGAATAGACCTAATGATAGCACCTGGAGTTTCCCCCACCCtctcttttccttataaatacgcAGACCCCCTCTCATTTCTTCAAGTTCTCCTCCGCGatcaaaggtactttctctcttctttccttATCTCTCTAAGTATTATAGCCTTCTTTTGACGCATTCTTCGCCATCTTGCCCCACCATGTCGTCAGTTCAGAGACTATAGAGGCAGCAGAAGGGGAAATCAGTTGCGGCGACGTCGGCTTCGGCTAGGAATCCTGACGGCGGTTGCACCGGGGAACTCGAATCGGCTCATCGTACGGCGATGATGGATACAGTCAATTTGTCTCGCTCCCAGAGGCTTTTAGTCGCAGATGCGACGAGGCTTGCGAGAGAAGGAAGTGAGAACGTCGCTGTGAGGGACGCGACGGAGTGTGCGAGAGATAGACAGAGCGGGGCGGTGCCCGTTGACTCGATTACCTTGAGAGCTCGTGCAGTGGAAGACGTTCCTTCGGAAGACGACGGTTCTGAAGCCGAGTTGTTTCTGACGACCTTATACCCCGAAGGGATTTTCGAGGAGCTTCCACGACTGCACCCTGACTTATTGCGTCCTGCTTTCGTGGCTGGTCAAGATTGGAACGGCGTGGACGAGACTAAGTCGACCCCGAGGAGCGTGAAGAGGGTTCTTCGGGCCGCGAACGCTACAGGCGTGACCTTCCTCATTCCTACGAAAGAGCAAAGGCCTTGGTCTCCTCCGATCGGATACCAGACGGTTTACGAGTCCTATTTCCAGGATGACACTCGATGTTGGTTCCCCATCCCGCGACTGATCACCGCGTACGCTAGGCTGCGAGATCTCGCGATCAGTCAGTTACTGAACGGCTCGCTGCGACTGGCCGTCACTTTATCAGTTCTAGCGGATCAGATCGACATGCCGATGAGCGTCAGGTCATTCGAGGAGATGACCTCGATAACCGACATGAAGGACGGAACCTATTCGGTGAAGATGCGAACACACTGCAATGTGTGCGCCGGTCATCCAAACAAGACGCAGAATTGGCAGCGCTCTTATTTCTTCCTCAAGTCCGACGACTCGGCTTTCGAGGAGCCCCCTCGAGAGGGCTATCGGGTTCTATGGAACCGTTCTTGTGGTAGAATATCTTGTCGCGAGCTACGTCTGAGTTTGTCGATCTTAACgaaacctcctttttttttttgctgtgcTCGCAGTTTGCCATCCTACGTCTCCAGTCTATCCGGAGGATTTCCTGAAGAGCGTTCGAGCCGTCGCTTTGCTTCGAATTTACCGTTGGTCCGAAATTTCCGTTGAGAGGATTCGCGAGCTTAAGGACCGGATCGCTCGAAGTGCGTTCTCTCGCCGTTTCAGGTTATTCTTTCGATCGCAAAGTTTACTTGTCGCGTCCTGACCTTTCTGCCTTTTGTTTTCAGGAGAGTGGAGATCCGATCTTCCGACCGTTCTTCCTATTCGCACCAAGAGACTAGACATCTTCCCGAAGGACATCCAGAGGCAAGTTTCTGAAGCAAAGAGGATGGGAACTCTTCCTGATTTGAGCGCGATATTAGCCGCCCAGCTGGGGCTGGCCAACGGGGAAGGACCCTCGACGGCGGCTCCTCGCGCTGGTGGGGTTCCCCCTTCTGATGCTAGAAACGCAGGGAAGGGTAAAAAAAGGAAGAGGGGCGGCTCGGAAGTAGAGGTGAGCGCCGAGGAGGCGAGCGACGTACCTCCTTCCGGCGAAccccagaagaagaagaagaagaagaagaagaggacaaaGAAGCCCGTTGACGAGCGGTCGGAGAGTCCTGAAGAACCGGCTGAGATTGAGGAGGGCGATGTCCAAGAAGAAGAACTTCAGCCCGAAGAGGAGGCTTCTAAGGCTGAAATCTCGGGAGAATGGAACGATGCGGAGGAAGTTGGTGGAGGGGAGGAATCTGAAACTCCTCTTAGTGCCGCCCGTCCGGACGGTTCTGAAGGGGTCAGCGGAGAGTCACCGCTTTTGATCAGGAGGCCTAACGATGGAGTTGGCGACGAGGCGCGATCTCCTATTCTGGCGTCTTCTCGCGAGGGAACTCCGGCTCTCATTGGAGAAGGAGCCGCTCAGATCGGTACTTCTTCTCGCGGCTCCCCTATCTTGAGGAGGGTGCCCGGAGTCAACTTTCCGGACAAGGTTTCGTTTCACTACGAGGGACCGGCCCCTCTAGTGTACGTTCCCGAGAAGTGCGGAGAGTTCCTTCGCCAACTAAGGGGGAGGGCGAAACCTTTGCCCGCCGTGAAGGACCTCATCTTTGGGAGCGAATACGAGGAAGCTGCGAGGGCCAAGCTGCTGGTAAATGGctcggtttttttttggtttcgttccttaattaaatttttttttacaattttcatcACCTAGTTTGTTTAGGGGGACAGCGCGATGAACGTCGTGATTGATAAATACGACACTGCCATGAAGGGAGCTTTGGGCGAACTCGAGCTGGCTAAGAAGGAGCAAGCGGATAGAGAGGAAGCTTCTGCTCGCCAGCTGAATGC
This Brassica napus cultivar Da-Ae chromosome C6, Da-Ae, whole genome shotgun sequence DNA region includes the following protein-coding sequences:
- the LOC125588301 gene encoding meiosis-specific protein ASY2-like, producing the protein MMDTVNLSRSQRLLVADATRLAREGSENVAVRDATECARDRQSGAVPVDSITLRARAVEDVPSEDDGSEAELFLTTLYPEGIFEELPRLHPDLLRPAFVAGQDWNGVDETKSTPRSVKRVLRAANATGVTFLIPTKEQRPWSPPIGYQTVYESYFQDDTRCWFPIPRLITAYARLRDLAISQLLNGSLRLAVTLSVLADQIDMPMSVRSFEEMTSITDMKDGTYSVKMRTHCNVCAGHPNKTQNWQRSYFFLKSDDSAFEEPPREGYRVLWNRSCVCHPTSPVYPEDFLKSVRAVALLRIYRWSEISVERIRELKDRIARREWRSDLPTVLPIRTKRLDIFPKDIQRQVSEAKRMGTLPDLSAILAAQLGLANGEGPSTAAPRAGGVPPSDARNAGKGKKRKRGGSEVEVSAEEASDVPPSGEPQKKKKKKKKRTKKPVDERSESPEEPAEIEEGDVQEEELQPEEEASKAEISGEWNDAEEVGGGEESETPLSAARPDGSEGVSGESPLLIRRPNDGVGDEARSPILASSREGTPALIGEGAAQIGTSSRGSPILRRVPGVNFPDKVSFHYEGPAPLVYVPEKCGEFLRQLRGRAKPLPAVKDLIFGSEYEEAARAKLLGDSAMNVVIDKYDTAMKGALGELELAKKEQADREEASARQLNASRADVERLNGMVARIIVRRDELKAELETSRGVVHELERKNAGLESEKVSLAASHEGEMRRLRDSRILEVTRERGRVEAEMAAKAKRHFARIRSREERRGPYEEARLLHSQAFGTRKCLEALKRAGSDISQATIEIFAEQEKKYEQEAQKLRVGEIPEEDLTLSPLVLDSQFMDARILASLDPYGSNAGLIDPETAASLHVPPTHPTEARHEDPTPLLEGPLADPEIIPRSDEACVSPAARESSVRASELSVLNDRESGRED